From Diospyros lotus cultivar Yz01 chromosome 4, ASM1463336v1, whole genome shotgun sequence, a single genomic window includes:
- the LOC127799548 gene encoding uncharacterized protein LOC127799548: MMECNKEEAIRAKDIAEKKMQNKDFLGARKIALRAQQLHPELENISQLITVCDVHCSAENNGNEKDWYGILKVEPTADEALVKKQYRKFALLLHPDKNKFPGASDAFKLIGEAQGVLLDRGKRMQYDRSKATRRAAPNWATQPGSSNFNFGKQPPWQQNHFASKASSPFMAFNSQYQQPARQTQQRSSNDRMTFWTVCPFCSTKYQFYRELVNRLLSCDRCKRPFTAYEISPPVPGTNRFPFTFSQTKEVPNQGDFKANVQGASANPASKVGSQGNIISENHSRTTEIARESKPNEKRGNVDAKINKEGGFRESKSSGKINGKRKKQAAESSESSCDTESSSDPEEDILTEENSNVAAKQNFVSYGGYPRRSTRSKQHVSYSENLSEEDELGGPLKRAKCNGSYHDTEVPVSKKEAAEQSTIKEGRIQNVKEESEVANKVMKDDQERSSIGNVKSSSISSPIKETDPEVYEYPDPDFNDFDKDRREGCFAVGQIWAVYDTLDAMPRFYARIRKVHKPGFKLRITWLEPDPDDEDEIKWVDEGLPVTCGKFKHGKSENTEDQPMFSHLVHWEKGSKRDTYKIYPRKGQTWALFKNWDIKWHAEPGCERKYEFEFVEVLSDFTEGIGVAVAYLSKVKGFSCLFCRTAMEGKDSILLQANQLLRFSHRVPSFKMTGEERKNVPKGSFELDPASLSANLPEVTVAEDSNMEDANIQIDDISCSESPTGSAEPVTKSEENTSELQVNKIKDVDVGRISPETSTKDPETQFAPEHMSSDNCSKDTNSSLPSMPKYFEVPDPEFYNFDDDKLPEKFQIGQIWALYSDEDGLPKYYALVKKIENLPEFKLHMTWLVACSMPENAISWLDKDMLIGCGMFKPQKGTAKYTETSAFSHQLRVERTDKKDVYAIFPGKGDVWALYRNWNSGITSSDLETCDYDMVEILEVNESAIKVLVLELVDGFNSVFKAEMGEGSALVIARTELLRFSHQVPAFRLTDQRGGSLRGFWELDPAALPIKLFSST; encoded by the coding sequence TGATGGAGTGCAACAAAGAAGAGGCTATCAGAGCAAAAGACATTGCAGAGAAGAAGATGCAAAATAAGGACTTTTTGGGGGCTCGAAAGATTGCACTTAGGGCCCAGCAACTCCACCCTGAGCTCGAAAACATTTCTCAGTTGATCACAGTTTGTGATGTGCACTGCTCTGCTGAGAATAATGGAAATGAAAAGGATTGGTATGGTATCCTCAAAGTTGAACCAACAGCAGACGAGGCATTGGTCAAGAAGCAATACAGGAAGTTTGCTCTCTTACTTCATCCAGATAAGAATAAGTTTCCTGGCGCATCAGATGCCTTCAAGTTGATTGGGGAAGCTCAGGGAGTGCTTTTGGATCGTGGGAAACGGATGCAATATGATAGAAGCAAAGCTACAAGACGTGCAGCACCAAATTGGGCTACACAACCTGGAAGCAGTAACTTTAATTTTGGGAAACAGCCACCTtggcaacaaaaccattttgcaagCAAGGCTAGTTCACCATTCATGGCTTTCAATTCACAATACCAGCAGCCAGCCAGGCAGACTCAGCAAAGGTCTTCTAATGACCGAATGACTTTTTGGACTGTCTGTCCTTTCTGTTCTACGAAGTACCAATTTTATAGAGAGTTGGTCAACAGACTTCTGTCGTGTGACCGTTGTAAAAGGCCCTTCACTGCCTACGAGATTAGCCCTCCAGTTCCTGGAACCAACCGGTTTCCGTTTACATTCTCCCAAACAAAGGAGGTTCCAAATCAGGGTGATTTTAAGGCAAACGTGCAAGGTGCTTCAGCAAACCCTGCGAGCAAAGTGGGATCTCAGGGAAATATTATAAGTGAGAATCACAGCAGAACTACTGAGATTGCTAGGGAGTCAAAACCAAATGAAAAACGGGGCAATGTTgatgcaaaaattaataaagaaggTGGGTTTAGGGAATCTAAGTCCTCAGGAAAAATTAATGGTAAGAGAAAGAAGCAGGCAGCCGAATCAAGTGAAAGTAGCTGTGATACTGAAAGTAGCAGTGACCCTGAGGAAGACATTCTTACTGAAGAGAATAGCAATGTTGCAGCTAAACAGAATTTTGTAAGTTATGGAGGGTACCCTCGGAGATCAACTCGGTCTAAACAACATGTTTCTTATAGTGAAAACTTAAGTGAGGAAGATGAACTTGGGGGCCCTTTGAAGAGAGCGAAGTGCAATGGTTCATATCATGACACTGAAGTTCCAGTGTCAAAAAAAGAGGCAGCTGAGCAAAGTAccattaaggaggggagaatacaaaatgtgaaagaagaaagtgaagTGGCAAATAAGGTTATGAAGGATGATCAGGAGAGAAGTTCTATTGGTAATGTTAAGTCTTCATCAATTTCAAGTCCTATCAAGGAAACAGATCCAGAAGTTTATGAATATCCTGATCCAGATTTCAATGATTTTGACAAGGATAGAAGAGAAGGATGTTTTGCGGTTGGTCAAATCTGGGCTGTTTATGACACTTTGGATGCCATGCCTAGATTTTATGCTCGGATAAGGAAAGTACATAAACCTGGGTTCAAATTGCGGATAACTTGGCTGGAACCAGACccagatgatgaagatgaaattAAATGGGTTGACGAGGGGTTACCAGTTACATGTGGTAAGTTCAAGCATGGAAAGTCTGAAAACACTGAAGATCAACCTATGTTCTCACATTTGGTCCACTGGGAAAAGGGCAGCAAAAGGGACACTTACAAGATATATCCTAGAAAGGGACAAACTTGGGCCCTCTTCAAAAACTGGGATATAAAGTGGCATGCAGAACCTGGCTGTGAGCGGAAGTATGAATTTGAGTTTGTCGAAGTCTTGTCAGACTTTACCGAGGGAATTGGTGTTGCTGTTGCTTACCTGAGTAAGGTGAAAGGTTTCTCATGCCTTTTCTGTCGGACAGCAATGGAAGGAAAGGATTCAATTCTATTGCAAGCAAATCAACTACTCAGATTTTCCCACAGGGTTCCTTCCTTTAAAATGACTGGTGAGGAAAGGAAAAATGTTCCTAAAGGATCTTTCGAACTTGACCCAGCTTCTTTGTCTGCTAACCTCCCAGAGGTTACTGTTGCTGAAGATTCTAATATGGAGGATGCAAACATACAAATTGACGATATCTCTTGTTCTGAATCTCCAACAGGCAGTGCGGAACCAGTGACCAAGTCTGAAGAAAATACATCTGAGTTGCAGGTGAACAAGATAAAGGATGTAGACGTTGGGCGCATTTCTCCTGAAACTTCTACTAAAGACCCTGAGACCCAATTTGCTCCTGAGCACATGAGTTCTGACAATTGCAGCAAAGACACTAATTCTTCTCTGCCATCAATGCCGAAATATTTTGAAGTTCCCGATCCAGAATTTTACAACTTTGACGATGACAAATTGCCTGAGAAGTTTCAGATTGGTCAGATTTGGGCATTATACAGTGATGAAGATGGTTTACCAAAGTACTATGCTCTGGTCAAGAAAATCGAGAATCTTCCAGAGTTTAAACTGCATATGACATGGCTTGTTGCCTGCTCAATGCCAGAGAACGCAATTTCGTGGCTTGACAAAGATATGCTCATTGGTTGTGGGATGTTCAAGCCTCAAAAGGGAACCGCTAAATATACTGAAACCAGTGCCTTCTCTCATCAGTTAAGGGTGGAACGCACAGATAAGAAGGATGTATATGCGATCTTCCCTGGGAAAGGCGACGTTTGGGCACTATACAGGAACTGGAATTCTGGAATTACAAGTTCTGATTTGGAAACCTGTGATTATGACATGGTAGAAATCCTCGAGGTAAATGAGTCAGCGATAAAGGTTTTGGTTTTAGAACTGGTGGATGGTTTTAATTCAGTTTTCAAGGCTGAAATGGGAGAAGGATCAGCTCTGGTGATTGCTCGAACAGAGCTGCTTAGGTTTTCGCATCAAGTACCTGCTTTCCGCTTGACAGACCAGAGGGGTGGCAGCCTGAGAGGGTTCTGGGAGCTTGATCCTGCAGCACTGCCAATCAAACTGTTTTCTTCAACATGA